The Primulina eburnea isolate SZY01 chromosome 6, ASM2296580v1, whole genome shotgun sequence genome contains a region encoding:
- the LOC140835401 gene encoding glutathione S-transferase T3-like, protein MPEENTSSQNSQIPPNYPYFPYPPNYPHNPYPPNYPYGQYPPNYPYNPYPPNYSSNPCATGMPFTSPTENEPFTPTFVPETQLSDRESPIELPNLDKADSGTAGRRKRSTWSKVEDEVLARSFVTISDDPIVGNDQKADAFWGRVASYYNKNRTPGTPSRIASVIRSHRHNTIQKKVYRFNANYNSVYSAYRSGHSDEDILRLAYEKYREKNNGVAFNLEHAWRIVKDRPMFTPQSVDHHVSTKKARTSESGASNTSSNQDASLHVVLNEEETRPMGHKAAKRKGKGKMKSDIEGMTINLDKMFAKFTEYTSVKKVEVEMKQKQLEVDEMKAKAALAKVELKEYAILSKDTSQMTEAQLSLHEHLCEKIRARWNL, encoded by the coding sequence ATGCCGGAGGAAAATACTTCTTCCCAAAATTCACAAATTCCCCCAAATTATCCATATTTTCCTTATCCACCAAATTATCCACATAATCCATACCCACCAAATTATCCATATGGTCAATATCCACCAAATTATCCATATAATCCATATCCACCAAATTATTCATCTAATCCATGTGCAACCGGTATGCCTTTTACATCTCCGACAGAAAATGAACCGTTTACTCCAACTTTTGTTCCGGAGACTCAACTTTCTGACCGTGAATCCCCAATCGAACTTCCGAATTTGGATAAGGCGGATTCTGGCACTGCTGGTAGGAGAAAGCGGTCAACATGGAGTAAAGTTGAAGACGAGGTTTTAGCGAGATCATTTGTCACTATCAGCGATGATCCAATTGTCGGCAACGACCAGAAGGCGGATGCTTTTTGGGGACGTGTTGCAAGCTACTACAATAAAAATCGTACTCCAGGTACACCCAGCAGAATTGCAAGTGTCATACGATCGCACAGGCACAATACCATACAAAAAAAGGTATATCGCTTCAATGCAAATTACAATAGTGTATATAGTGCGTATCGTAGCGGCCACAGTGATGAGGATATATTGCGGCTTGCGTATGAAAAATATCGTGAGAAAAATAACGGCGTTGCATTTAATCTCGAGCATGCGTGGAGAATCGTAAAAGACCGGCCAATGTTTACTCCACAGTCTGTCGATCACCATGTTAGCACAAAGAAGGCGAGGACCTCAGAGTCAGGGGCAAGCAACACGTCATCTAACCAAGATGCAAGTCTACATGTAGTCTTAAATGAAGAAGAAACTCGTCCAATGGGTCATAAGGCAGCAAAGAGAAAGGGAAAAGGGAAAATGAAATCTGACATTGAAGGTATGACGATTAATTTGGACAaaatgtttgcaaaatttacTGAGTATACAAGCGTAAAAAAGGTTGAAGTTGAAATGAAACAAAAACAACTCGAAGTTGATGAGATGAAAGCAAAAGCTGCCTTAGCCAAAGTTGAACTAAAGGAATACGCAATCCTTTCGAAAGACACTTCACAAATGACAGAAGCGCAACTTAGCCTACACGAACATCTATGTGAAAAGATTAGGGCGAGATGGaatttgtaa